In the genome of Streptomyces sp. P3, the window GCTGCACCTCGTGGAGGACCCGGGCCACGCGCGGCGGATCGTCGCCGAGTGCGCCCGGGTGCTGCGTCCGGGCGGGGTCTACGTGACCACGGTCGACAAGGGCGCGTCGCACAACGTGGGCAGCGACATCGATGTCGTGCTGGCCTCGCGTCCGCGCCGGCCGGCCTCGGACGCCGCCGCACTCGTGGAGTCGTACGCCTTCGAGGCCGGCCTGGTCCCCGCGGGGCGGGCCGGCTTCCCGGGCCGGGGGCAGGGCCGCAGCCCGCGCCGGGCCCTCTCCGACCTGCGACGCGGCTGGTTCGTCACCCTGCCGCCCGGACATCCGCTGGCCGACGGTTTCGCCGCCCGCCTCGCTGCCCTCCCCGACCAGGACCGGCCTCGCCCTGATCCCGTGTTCGCGCTGAGAGCGTTCCGGAAGCCGCTTCCCGGCCAGTTGCCGAAGGGGCGTCACCCAGGCCCACGGGACACCTGAACCCGGCCGCACCCGGCAACCTGGTTGTCCGCGGCGGCGACTGAGAGAACGGAACTCGTCCGTCCCTCTCGGGAGGTACGTCTCGTGCAGCAGCCGCACCCGCACCCCCATCCCGCTCGGCAGTCGCGACCACCGAGGACGGAGCAGCCGTCGCCGTCGCGTCCACGCGGGCCGCGCAGACGAAGGACCGTCCTCACCGCGCTCGCCTGTGCCGCCGTCCTGGTGGGCGCCGGACCGACCGCCCCCGGCACCGGCGCGTCCCCCGCACTCGAGCTCACGCGCGGGGGAGTGGCTTCGCCGGCCGCCGCCGCCCGCCAGGTCGAGGCCCTCGACCGGGGCGTCGTGAGCGTGCACACCGACAGCGGCAACCTGATCAGCTGGCGCTGGCTCGGAACCGATTCCGACACCGTTTCCTTCAATGTGTACCGGGCCGGCACGAAGGTGAACCCGACGCCGGTCACCGGCTCCACGAACTACTTTCACTCCGGCGCCCCGGCGCAGGCCGACTACACCGTGCGCGCGATCGTGGGCGGCGTCGAACAGGCCGACTCCGTCCACGCGCTGCAGTTGCGCACCGGCTACAAGGACGTCCCGCTCACGCCGCCGACCGGCGGCACCACCCCCGACGGCGTGGCCTACACCTACGAGGCCAACGACGCCTCCGTCGGCGACCTGGACGGCGACGGCGCACTGGACATCGTCCTGAAGTGGCAGCCGACGAACGCGAAGGACAACTCCCAGTCGGGCTATACCGGAAACACGTTCCTCGACGGTCTCACACTCGACGGGACCCGGCTGTGGCGGATCGACCTGGGCCGCAACATCCGTTCCGGGGCTCACTACACGCAGTTCCAGGTCTACGACTACGACGGCGACGGCCTGGCGGAGGTCGCCGTGAAGACCGCCGACGGCACCGTGGACGGCGGCGGCGCGGTGATCGGCAGCTCCTCCGCCGATCACCGCAACTCCAGCGGGTACGTGCTGTCCGGACCCGAGTACCTGACCATGTTCAACGGCCGCACCGGCCGGGCGATGCAGTCCGTCGACTACGTCCCGGCCCGCGGCTCGGTGTCGTCCTGGGGCGACTCGTACGGAAACCGCGTCGACCGTTTCCTCGCCGGAACCGCTTACCTGGACGGTTCCCGCCCGTCGCTGATCATGGCACGCGGTTACTACACACGTACCGTGATCGCGGCCTGGGACTGGCGCGGCGGCGCCTTCACCCGACGCTGGACCTTCGACACCAACTCGTCGTCC includes:
- a CDS encoding class I SAM-dependent methyltransferase; the protein is MLDYDEEAERYDTLRGGEPRAAAAADGVLALVPGGARSLLDVACGTGIVTRRLADARPGLRVTGVDRAPAMAGHAAARLPDAVVLADARRLPFGTGRFDAVSSVWLLHLVEDPGHARRIVAECARVLRPGGVYVTTVDKGASHNVGSDIDVVLASRPRRPASDAAALVESYAFEAGLVPAGRAGFPGRGQGRSPRRALSDLRRGWFVTLPPGHPLADGFAARLAALPDQDRPRPDPVFALRAFRKPLPGQLPKGRHPGPRDT
- a CDS encoding rhamnogalacturonan lyase, with the protein product MASPAAAARQVEALDRGVVSVHTDSGNLISWRWLGTDSDTVSFNVYRAGTKVNPTPVTGSTNYFHSGAPAQADYTVRAIVGGVEQADSVHALQLRTGYKDVPLTPPTGGTTPDGVAYTYEANDASVGDLDGDGALDIVLKWQPTNAKDNSQSGYTGNTFLDGLTLDGTRLWRIDLGRNIRSGAHYTQFQVYDYDGDGLAEVAVKTADGTVDGGGAVIGSSSADHRNSSGYVLSGPEYLTMFNGRTGRAMQSVDYVPARGSVSSWGDSYGNRVDRFLAGTAYLDGSRPSLIMARGYYTRTVIAAWDWRGGAFTRRWTFDTNSSSNTGKGYDGQGSHSLSVGDVDGDGRDEIVYGAMAVDDNGSGLWTTRTGHGDAQHLGDLDPSHAGLEYFKVSESAGQPAELYIDPAKGTVNWKLAACCDNGRGVAGDIWAGNAGAEVWSASDGSIRDEGGATKGREPSSVNFLSWWDGDPVRELLDGTHIDKYGPASDTRLLTGSGVHSNNSTKATPSLSGDILGDWREEVVWPTGDNRALRIYSTPYETSTRITTLLHDTMYRTGLAWQNTAYNQPPHPSFFLGDGMATAPRPTVYTP